In bacterium, the sequence CGGACCGCGATTCGCTTCCTGGTACAAGCCCGCTGAGGCCGGCTCACCGCTCTCGCGTCGCGCGCCTGGATGGACACCCGCCGCCGAGCGCGAGATGAAGGTGTTCTGCGGCACGGCCAACCGGGCCCTCGGCGAAGAGATCGCCGCCGAGCTCGGGTTTCCCCTGGGCCGCGTGACCGTGCGCCGGTTCGAAGACGGGGAGATCTACGCCCGTTTCGAGGAGAGCGTCCGCGGCGCGGACGCGTTCGTCATCCAGCCGACGTGTCCGCCGGTCAACGAAAACCTGATGGAGCTGCTGGTGATGGTCGATGCGCTGCGGCGCGCGTCGGCCGGACGGATCACCGCGGTCATCCCGTACTACGGGTACGCGCGGCAGGACAAGAAGCACGGTCCGCGCGAGCCGATCACCGGGCGCCTTGTGGCGGATCTGCTGCAGGCCGCCGGCGTGCACCGCGTGCTCGCGCTCGACCTCGACGCCGACCAGATCGAAGGCTTCTTCAGCATTCCGGTCGACCACCTGCGGGGGCTGCCGCTCTTCGCCGAGTACCTCCGGGAGCACGATCTGGCGCGGGGCATCGTGGTGGCGCCGGACGACGGCGCGGTCAAGAGCGCGCACCGGCTCGCGGAGCGGCTGCACCTGCCGCTCGCCGTTGTGTTCCAGCGCCGCGTGTCGGACGTGAAGCAGGTCGTGCAGGTCGTAGGCGACGTGGAGGACTGCGTGCCGATCCTGATCGACCGGATGATTACCACCGGCGGCACGATTCGCTCGGCCCTCGATGCGCTCGTCGCCGCCGGGGCCCGGCCGGAGGCCTACGTGTGCGCGACCCACCCGGTGTTCGTGGAGGGCGTGACGGGGGCGCTCGCGCGGCCGGACGTCCGGGAAGTGGCGGTGACGAACAGCATCCCGCTCGCCATCGATGGGCGGGTGCCACGGCTGCGCGTGCTCTCCGCCGCGCCGCTGCTTGCCCAGGCGATGCGCAGCATCCACCGGAACGAGTCGGTCAGCACGCTCTTCACCTAGCCCCCACCGGCCCCGCGCCGCTGCGTTTGCGCCGGTATCGCGGCTTTGCTACCTTTGAGTCATGGCCGTCCGCACCCGGTATGCCCCCAGCCCGACCGGTTACCTGCACGTCGGCGGCGCCTGGATGGCGTTTTTCACCTGGCTGTTCACCCGCCACGAGGGCGGGCAGTTTGTGCTCCGCATCGAGGACACGGACCGCAGCCGCTCGACGGAAGCCTTCGAGGCCGCGATCCTCGAGGATTTGCGGTGGCTCGGAATCACCTGGGACGAGGGTCCCGATGTCGGCGGCCCGGTCGGGCCCTACCGGCAGACCGAGCGCGCGGAGCTGTATCGGGAGCACGCCGGCACTCTCGTCGTCCTGGGGGCGGCCTATCCGTGCTACTGCCTACCGGAGGAGTTGGAGGCGGAGCGCCGCCGGGCGGCCGCGGAGCGCCGTCCGTACCGGTATTCGGGGCGCTGCCGTGAACTGACCGCCGCCGGGCGCGCGGAGATGGAGGCGGCGGGACGCCGGGCGACGCTGCGCTTTCGCGTCCCGTCCCTGCACGGGCCGCTCCTCGTGGACGACCTCGTGCTGGGCCGTGTCGAGTTTGCCGCCGAAGACCTCGACGACTTCATCATCCAGCGCTCGGACGGCACGCCGCTCTACAACTTCGCCAACGTTGTCGACGACCACGCGATGCGTATCACGCACATCACGCGCGGCGCCGAGCATCTCTCCAACACCCCGCGCCAGTTCCTCATGTACGAGGCGTTCGGGTGGGACCAGCCGCGGGTCGCGCACTTCCCGTCGCTCCTAGGCGTCGACCGCAAAAAGCTGAGCAAACGCCACGGCGACACGGCGGTGCGCGAGTACAAGGCACAGGGCTACCTGCCCGAGGCGCTGGTGAACTTCTTCGCCCTCATGGGCTGGTACCCCGAAGACGGCCGCGAGATCTTCAGCGTCGAGGAGATGATCGCGAGGTTCCGCATCGAGGACGTCGGCAAGAGTGGGGCCGTGTTCGACGCCCAAAAACTGACCTGGATGAACGGCGTGTACCTCCACCAGGCGCTGCGGCGCACCCCCGAGCGCGTCGTGGATCTGGTCGTCGACGCGCTCCGGCAGGCCGGCCTGTTCGACGGCCTGGGCCTACGGCGTGAGCCAGAGGCGTCCCCGTCGGGGGCAGGCGGGCCGGAGCGGCGGGCGTACGTCGCCCGGGTCGTCGAGATCATGGGGGAGCGGCTCCGGCTGCCGAAGGACCTGCTGACCTACGGCGATTTCTTCTTCACGGAGGAAGTTGCCTACGATCCGCAGGCCGTGCGCAAGCAATTCCACGGCGCCGCGACGGTCGCGATGCTCGGCCGCCTGCGCGACGCGCTGGCCCGAGTGGCGCCCTTCAACCTCGGCGGGATCGAGCAGGCGGTCCGTGACACCGCGGCGGCGCTGGGAGTCGAGAGCAAAGACGTGATCCATCCGCTGCGCGTGGCGCTCACCGGGAAGACGGTCGGGCCGGGGCTCTTCGAGCTCATCGAGGTGCTCGGTAAGGACCGCGTTCTCGCCCGTCTCGAGCGCGCGATGCGGCTCGCCGATGAGACCGCGGCGTGCGGAGGTGGAGCGCAGTAACCGGCGTCGAAAAAGTCGAACCAGTCCTGTGCGACCTGCCGTCCGCGCACGTACCAAATCGCCCGAGGAGGGTCATATGCCGAAGTATGTGATCGAGCGCGAGATTCCGAACGCCGGGAAGCTGTCCCCCGCCGAACTGCGCGGCATCTCACAAAAGTCGTGCGGCGTGCTCGGCAAGATGGGCCCGCAGATACAGTGGGTCCAGAGCTATGTGACCGACGACAAGATCTACTGCGTGTACATCGCGCCGAACGAGGAGATGGTTCGCGAGCATGCCCGCCAGGGCGGTTTCCCCGCGAACCGGGTGTCCGCGGTCGCGACGATGATCGACCCGACTACCGCGGAGACCTAGCGGCGCCGCCGGCCGCGGGGGCACGCGTGGTATAATTTGCTACGGTCGCGCTGGGGGATCGTCTAGCGGTAGGACGACGGGCTCTGGACCCGTTAGCGGGGGTTCGAATCCTCCTCCCCCAGCCACGCACTCCGGTGCACTCCCCAACGGCAAGAACCGGCGCCCGGCCCTAATTTGCAAGGCTTTGTGGGCTTCATCGCGGCGACCCTGGAAACAGGCGGGCGGTCGTGCGATCTTGCAACGAGTTGCGCCCAGCGCAGGAGTCCCTCCTTGGTCCGGCGAACGCGGTGCGACACACTTCACCCGGAGCCATGATGCTCAGCGGGGACCGCGGTCCGAGGCTTCGAGCGGAGGACGTGCTCGTCCGATTCGGCGGCGTGACGGCCCTCTCGGGAGTCACTGTCGACGTTCGCGGCGGCGAGATCCTCGCCCTCATCGGTCCGAACGGCGCCGGGAAGACGACGCTGATCAACACGATCAGCGGGGTCTACCGTCCGGCGGCGGGCCGGGTCTTCCTCGACGGCCGCGAGATCACCGGCAGGTCTCCCGATGAGGTCGCCCGCCGCGGCGTCGCCCGGACGTTCCAAAACGTCTTGCTGTTCGGCGGGATGACCGTCCTCGAGAACATCCTGGTAGGACGGCACATCCACATGCGCGCCGGCATCCTGGCCTCCGGCATCTACTGGGGGTGGGGCGAGCGGGAGGAGCTCCGGCACCGCGAAACCGCCGAGCGCATCATCGACTTTCTCGAGATCTCGCACATCCGGAGATCACCCGCGGGGACGCTGCCATACGGCCTGCGCAAGCGCGTGGACCTCGGACGGGCGCTCGCGGCTGGGCCGACCGTCCTGCTGCTGGACGAGCCGATGACCGGGATGAACCGCGAAGAGAAAGAGGACATGGTCCGATTCATTCTCGACATCAGCGACGAGTGGACGCCGGCGATCGTGTTGATCGAGCACGACATGGGCGTGGTGATGGACATCTCGCACCGCGTCGTCGTGCTGGACCACGGCCGGAAGATCGCCGAAGGCGCGCCGGATCAGATCCGCACCAACACCGACGTGCTGCGCGCCTACCTCGGGGAGGCGCCGGTGGCGCCTGCGGCCGGCGCCGTGAGATGACGGCCGCCACGCTGCCCGCGGTACTCCTTGCCCAAGCGGAAACTCGCGGCACGCGGGTCGCCATGCGTGAGAAGGAGTACGGGATCTGGCAATCCTACACGTGGGCGCAGACTCTCGAGTGCGTCCACGCGCTCGCGAAGGGGCTCGCGCGGCTCGGCTTCGGGCGCGGGGACCGGCTCGCCCTCGTCGGGGACAACCGGCCGGAACTCTACTGGGCGCTGCTCGCCGCGCAGGCGCTGGGCGGGATGCCTGTCCCAGTCTACCAGGATGCGACGGCTGGCGAGCTCCAATACGCGATCGCGCATGCCGGCGCGCGGATCGTCGTGGCTGAAGACCAGGAACAGGTCGACAAGATCCTGGCAGTGCGCGGGCAGCTCCAGGCCGTCGAGCACGTGCTCTACGAAGATCCGAAAGGCCTGCGCCACTATGCCGAACCGGGCCTCCGGAGTCTCGACGGCGTCCTCGCCCTCGGCCGAGAGGGCGACGGCGGCGGCCTCTCGGCGTTTCGCGCGCTCGTCGAAGGCATCGGCCCCGAAGACGTCGCGCTGATCAGCTACACGTCCGG encodes:
- a CDS encoding ribose-phosphate pyrophosphokinase, which encodes MKVFCGTANRALGEEIAAELGFPLGRVTVRRFEDGEIYARFEESVRGADAFVIQPTCPPVNENLMELLVMVDALRRASAGRITAVIPYYGYARQDKKHGPREPITGRLVADLLQAAGVHRVLALDLDADQIEGFFSIPVDHLRGLPLFAEYLREHDLARGIVVAPDDGAVKSAHRLAERLHLPLAVVFQRRVSDVKQVVQVVGDVEDCVPILIDRMITTGGTIRSALDALVAAGARPEAYVCATHPVFVEGVTGALARPDVREVAVTNSIPLAIDGRVPRLRVLSAAPLLAQAMRSIHRNESVSTLFT
- a CDS encoding DUF4242 domain-containing protein, encoding MPKYVIEREIPNAGKLSPAELRGISQKSCGVLGKMGPQIQWVQSYVTDDKIYCVYIAPNEEMVREHARQGGFPANRVSAVATMIDPTTAET
- the gltX gene encoding glutamate--tRNA ligase; this translates as MAVRTRYAPSPTGYLHVGGAWMAFFTWLFTRHEGGQFVLRIEDTDRSRSTEAFEAAILEDLRWLGITWDEGPDVGGPVGPYRQTERAELYREHAGTLVVLGAAYPCYCLPEELEAERRRAAAERRPYRYSGRCRELTAAGRAEMEAAGRRATLRFRVPSLHGPLLVDDLVLGRVEFAAEDLDDFIIQRSDGTPLYNFANVVDDHAMRITHITRGAEHLSNTPRQFLMYEAFGWDQPRVAHFPSLLGVDRKKLSKRHGDTAVREYKAQGYLPEALVNFFALMGWYPEDGREIFSVEEMIARFRIEDVGKSGAVFDAQKLTWMNGVYLHQALRRTPERVVDLVVDALRQAGLFDGLGLRREPEASPSGAGGPERRAYVARVVEIMGERLRLPKDLLTYGDFFFTEEVAYDPQAVRKQFHGAATVAMLGRLRDALARVAPFNLGGIEQAVRDTAAALGVESKDVIHPLRVALTGKTVGPGLFELIEVLGKDRVLARLERAMRLADETAACGGGAQ
- a CDS encoding ABC transporter ATP-binding protein; translated protein: MLVRFGGVTALSGVTVDVRGGEILALIGPNGAGKTTLINTISGVYRPAAGRVFLDGREITGRSPDEVARRGVARTFQNVLLFGGMTVLENILVGRHIHMRAGILASGIYWGWGEREELRHRETAERIIDFLEISHIRRSPAGTLPYGLRKRVDLGRALAAGPTVLLLDEPMTGMNREEKEDMVRFILDISDEWTPAIVLIEHDMGVVMDISHRVVVLDHGRKIAEGAPDQIRTNTDVLRAYLGEAPVAPAAGAVR